One part of the Zymomonas mobilis subsp. pomaceae ATCC 29192 genome encodes these proteins:
- a CDS encoding peptidylprolyl isomerase produces the protein MSDFIEDTRLRLPQKIGAVSKKRIKQIVTVLAATVALTPALLLADPDAADLKLPHDLTIFSKSDPNVHKATAIVNGTIITNTDIDQSFALAAAGSGGQIPEEERSQLRLQILRNLIDETLQVQEAKANDIIVTPAEINQTYEHFARNLKKTPEGFSEYLHNIGASEKALKRQIEGELAWRRLMGRRIEPFINVSNEEVQGIINRLKAAKGKEEYHVVEIFLSATDANRAEVKANATRIAQQILKEGGAAAFSAYARQYSEASTAARGGDMDWVRAEQLPDALAQAVQKMPVGSAVGPLETPSGFSIIALEDKREILGVDPRDAILSLKQLYVNFPPGTTKETAEPKITAFADAVKQIKGCGSVNDIAAKVGGEVIENDQVSIRQMPEALQHMMTTLQIGEATPPFGSLNEGIRVLVLCGRDDPKVAKAPNFQQIHNRLQEERLTKRATRYLRDLRRDAIIEYR, from the coding sequence ATGTCAGACTTTATCGAGGATACAAGATTGCGTTTGCCGCAAAAAATAGGCGCCGTTTCTAAAAAACGGATAAAACAGATTGTAACGGTTCTAGCTGCGACTGTAGCTTTAACCCCGGCTTTGTTATTGGCAGACCCCGATGCAGCGGATCTTAAATTACCCCATGATCTGACTATTTTTAGTAAAAGTGATCCCAATGTTCACAAGGCAACCGCCATTGTAAACGGTACCATTATTACTAATACGGATATTGATCAGAGCTTTGCCTTGGCCGCGGCCGGAAGTGGCGGCCAGATCCCGGAAGAAGAACGGAGTCAGCTTCGATTACAGATTTTACGCAATCTAATTGATGAAACACTTCAGGTTCAAGAAGCTAAAGCGAACGATATTATTGTTACGCCCGCTGAAATTAATCAGACATATGAGCATTTTGCTCGAAATCTGAAAAAAACCCCGGAAGGATTTTCTGAATATCTCCATAATATTGGGGCTTCAGAAAAAGCGCTGAAGCGTCAGATCGAGGGAGAATTAGCCTGGCGACGTTTAATGGGACGGCGGATTGAGCCTTTTATCAACGTCAGCAACGAAGAAGTTCAGGGTATTATTAACCGATTGAAGGCAGCCAAGGGTAAAGAAGAATATCATGTTGTCGAGATTTTCTTATCGGCAACGGATGCCAATCGTGCTGAAGTCAAAGCCAATGCCACGCGTATCGCCCAACAAATTTTAAAGGAAGGTGGCGCTGCTGCCTTTTCGGCCTATGCACGACAATATTCAGAAGCTTCGACCGCAGCAAGAGGCGGCGATATGGACTGGGTACGCGCTGAACAATTGCCGGATGCGTTAGCGCAGGCTGTTCAAAAGATGCCGGTTGGTTCTGCGGTGGGACCCTTGGAAACGCCTAGTGGGTTTTCTATTATCGCCCTTGAAGATAAGCGTGAAATTCTGGGGGTTGATCCTCGGGACGCTATTTTGTCTTTAAAACAACTGTATGTAAATTTTCCACCCGGCACGACCAAGGAAACCGCCGAGCCTAAAATTACAGCTTTTGCGGATGCGGTCAAACAGATCAAGGGCTGTGGTTCTGTCAATGATATTGCGGCAAAAGTGGGCGGCGAGGTCATTGAAAATGATCAAGTTAGTATTCGCCAGATGCCTGAAGCCTTACAGCATATGATGACGACCCTTCAAATCGGTGAAGCAACGCCGCCTTTCGGTTCGCTTAATGAAGGTATTCGGGTTTTGGTATTATGTGGTCGCGATGATCCCAAGGTCGCAAAAGCACCGAATTTTCAGCAAATTCATAATAGATTGCAAGAGGAACGCCTTACAAAACGTGCTACACGATACCTACGCGATTTACGGCGTGATGCTATTATCGAGTATCGTTAA
- a CDS encoding LPS-assembly protein LptD codes for MRYFRTDMLTAMPLILSSIFLAPAVAETGTLSSAASPSLATDKSAADLESVSPPQSGKYNDPIAFEADKMTYDRDNDIVTVSGKVHANQNNTRLSADQLQWDRKADKVHAIGHVVIINEDGAISYSDQADLDPHLKDGVIQNMLMVLQDGSRVAAQKASHVNDVTTFDMAAYTPCRVINDEGCPKTPIWRISAVRIVRDPTRERVTFKSPQLDVLGRTLVRLPSFSYPDNRSKSSSGLLLPHIQESKINGFELSAPYYFKLAANKDLTLTPYIYSKVLPGIGAHYRQLFGKGFFQVEGMLTRSTPLPAEEQNSANSSLISSDAHAKMRGYINANGKFQFDPKWSLTGSIRVTTDKTFLRRYDFAWDDRLRSTLNLERITDKSYFSVSGWIIQGLRPTDHFGTQPMALPLVDWRKRIADPWLGGVVSLQANTLALSRTDGQDTQRAFVSAEWDLRKYTPLGQQITYTALLRGDLYHSNYNNLTPELYQGTGGWQQRGIVAGAVDASWPFAGEAFGGTQVITPRVQVVTSPHVRNLAIPDEDSRALDLQDINLFSINRFPGYDRFEDGTRVTYGAEYTMERPMISVYGNLGQSVRLVREDEIFPQGTGFNRRFSDFVGRMSVRYGSFLKLTERFRLDRKTLAIRRQELDLTIGSKRTYLMVGYLQLSRDIDTAIEPDLGNYRELRLGGRIQIAHYWSIFGSGTIDMTTKKDQIANQKQIDIADSGVISNGFQPVRQRIGIQYDDNCLQLGLTWRRDYSTVGDSRRGNSFMLRFSLYGTDNN; via the coding sequence GTGAGGTATTTCAGAACCGACATGCTCACGGCCATGCCGCTGATTCTGTCTAGTATTTTTCTAGCACCGGCTGTGGCTGAAACAGGCACGCTGTCCTCTGCTGCGTCTCCATCACTCGCAACGGATAAAAGCGCCGCTGATCTTGAAAGTGTTTCACCGCCCCAATCGGGTAAATACAATGATCCTATCGCCTTTGAGGCGGATAAAATGACCTATGACCGTGATAATGATATTGTAACGGTAAGTGGCAAGGTACACGCTAATCAAAATAATACCCGTCTTAGTGCCGATCAACTGCAATGGGACAGAAAAGCCGATAAGGTCCATGCCATCGGTCATGTCGTTATTATTAACGAAGATGGGGCCATTTCTTATAGTGATCAGGCCGATTTAGACCCGCATTTAAAAGATGGCGTTATTCAGAATATGCTTATGGTCTTACAAGATGGTAGCCGAGTAGCTGCGCAAAAAGCCTCGCATGTTAACGATGTTACAACCTTTGATATGGCCGCTTATACCCCGTGTCGGGTTATCAATGACGAAGGATGTCCTAAAACGCCGATATGGCGTATTTCTGCAGTTCGTATTGTCCGCGACCCTACACGGGAAAGGGTCACTTTCAAGTCGCCTCAGTTAGATGTTTTGGGTCGTACCCTCGTACGCTTACCCAGTTTTTCTTATCCTGACAACAGATCCAAAAGTAGTTCCGGTTTATTATTACCGCATATTCAAGAATCGAAAATCAACGGTTTCGAATTGTCGGCACCTTATTATTTCAAGTTGGCCGCCAATAAGGATTTAACCCTTACCCCTTATATTTATTCAAAAGTATTGCCGGGAATTGGCGCTCATTATCGCCAATTATTTGGAAAGGGCTTTTTTCAGGTCGAAGGCATGTTGACCCGCAGCACGCCGCTGCCGGCTGAAGAACAGAATTCTGCTAATAGTTCGCTGATTAGCTCGGATGCCCATGCTAAGATGCGTGGTTATATTAATGCAAATGGTAAATTTCAATTCGACCCCAAATGGAGTTTGACCGGATCCATCCGAGTAACGACGGATAAAACTTTCTTGCGCCGCTATGATTTTGCATGGGATGATCGCTTACGATCAACGCTTAATCTGGAACGGATTACGGATAAAAGTTATTTTTCAGTCTCGGGGTGGATCATTCAGGGATTACGTCCAACCGATCACTTTGGTACCCAGCCGATGGCTTTACCGCTTGTTGATTGGCGGAAAAGAATAGCTGATCCGTGGTTGGGAGGTGTCGTCTCGCTTCAGGCCAATACCCTCGCTCTAAGCCGTACAGACGGACAAGATACCCAACGGGCTTTTGTAAGCGCCGAATGGGATTTAAGAAAATACACTCCGTTGGGTCAACAGATAACCTACACCGCTTTACTGCGTGGTGATCTTTATCACAGCAATTACAATAATTTGACCCCCGAACTCTATCAGGGCACCGGCGGATGGCAACAACGCGGTATTGTTGCCGGTGCCGTAGATGCCAGTTGGCCTTTTGCAGGGGAAGCCTTCGGTGGAACACAAGTTATTACGCCACGTGTGCAGGTGGTAACCTCGCCCCATGTACGGAATCTGGCTATTCCCGATGAAGATTCCCGTGCACTTGATCTTCAGGATATTAATCTTTTCTCTATCAATCGTTTCCCGGGATATGATCGTTTTGAAGACGGAACGCGCGTAACCTATGGCGCCGAATACACAATGGAACGGCCTATGATCTCGGTTTATGGTAATCTTGGTCAAAGTGTGCGGTTGGTCAGAGAAGATGAAATTTTCCCGCAAGGAACAGGTTTCAACCGACGCTTTTCTGACTTTGTTGGCCGCATGTCGGTACGTTATGGCTCTTTCCTCAAGCTTACCGAACGCTTCCGGCTGGATCGGAAAACGTTAGCGATTCGCCGTCAGGAACTCGATTTGACGATCGGTTCAAAGCGCACTTACCTTATGGTCGGTTATCTTCAGTTAAGTCGCGATATTGATACCGCGATTGAACCGGATTTGGGTAATTACCGCGAATTACGTTTAGGTGGTCGTATCCAGATTGCCCATTACTGGTCTATTTTCGGTTCTGGTACTATCGATATGACAACGAAGAAAGACCAGATTGCCAATCAAAAGCAGATCGACATTGCAGATTCTGGGGTTATTTCCAATGGTTTCCAACCTGTCAGGCAACGTATTGGAATACAATATGATGATAATTGCCTGCAATTGGGTCTTACATGGCGTCGTGACTATTCAACGGTTGGCGATTCCCGTCGTGGTAATAGTTTTATGCTACGTTTTTCCCTTTATGGCACTGATAATAACTAG
- a CDS encoding leucyl aminopeptidase, whose translation MALPLNIYFKADTADKQAVKVLPVKEGFSVSELPDFSDEARALITLAAKNARFTGKEGSLLEVVLPEKGNVRQYVLVGFGNDKAYDKAGAAVVARFLTSGLESLAIDLAAVKKKETAKAAASFAYGAVLRGYKLDNYRTTLSDDKKPSLKSLYFAEVDQKEAEKAWQPFSALAEGILFTRMLVTEPGNILYPESFVEHCKPLAEIGLSVEILDEAALREAGMGALLGVAQGSARSPRLLALRWNGTGKPDSRPVAFVGKGVTFDSGGISLKPGAGMEGMKWDMGGAGAVVGVMKALALRKAKADIIGVCGLVENMPDANAQRPGDVVKTMSGQTVEVINTDAEGRLVLCDVLTWVQKNYKPEVIIDLATLTGAMIISLGHEYGGLFSNCEKLADNLVKAGRSSGDALWRLPMGDAYDKLLDSHIADMKNVGPRYGGSITAAQFLKRFIDKDVRWAHLDIAGMVWADKADTFWDKGATGYGVRLLNQLVSDNFEK comes from the coding sequence ATGGCACTTCCTTTAAATATCTATTTCAAGGCTGATACGGCTGATAAGCAGGCTGTAAAGGTACTGCCGGTAAAAGAAGGCTTTTCAGTTTCCGAGCTTCCTGATTTTAGTGATGAAGCGCGGGCATTAATAACTTTAGCCGCAAAAAATGCGCGTTTTACGGGTAAAGAAGGTAGCCTTCTAGAGGTAGTTTTACCGGAAAAGGGAAATGTTCGTCAGTATGTTTTAGTCGGTTTTGGTAACGATAAAGCCTATGATAAAGCAGGTGCGGCGGTTGTTGCTCGCTTCTTAACTTCTGGTCTTGAGAGCCTTGCTATTGACCTTGCCGCCGTAAAAAAGAAAGAAACCGCAAAAGCGGCCGCTTCCTTTGCCTATGGCGCTGTGCTTCGGGGATATAAACTAGACAACTATCGCACGACCTTATCAGACGATAAAAAACCCAGTTTAAAATCACTGTATTTTGCTGAAGTAGACCAGAAAGAAGCAGAAAAAGCTTGGCAGCCCTTTTCCGCTTTAGCAGAAGGTATTCTGTTTACTCGGATGCTGGTCACCGAACCCGGCAATATCCTTTATCCTGAAAGTTTTGTTGAGCATTGCAAGCCTTTGGCCGAAATCGGTCTTTCTGTTGAAATTCTTGATGAAGCTGCCCTTCGTGAAGCGGGTATGGGCGCCTTGTTGGGGGTCGCCCAAGGCTCTGCTCGATCCCCGCGTCTTTTAGCCTTGCGTTGGAATGGCACGGGTAAGCCGGATTCCCGCCCTGTCGCTTTTGTGGGTAAGGGGGTTACCTTTGATAGTGGCGGTATTTCCCTGAAACCCGGGGCCGGTATGGAAGGCATGAAATGGGATATGGGGGGCGCTGGCGCTGTCGTCGGGGTTATGAAAGCCTTAGCGCTTCGTAAAGCCAAAGCTGACATCATCGGTGTTTGTGGTCTGGTGGAAAATATGCCCGATGCCAATGCCCAGCGTCCGGGTGATGTCGTTAAAACGATGTCAGGTCAGACGGTAGAAGTGATCAATACGGATGCAGAAGGACGGCTCGTCCTATGCGATGTTTTAACTTGGGTACAAAAGAACTATAAACCCGAAGTCATTATTGATTTGGCGACACTGACAGGGGCAATGATCATTTCATTAGGCCATGAATATGGGGGCTTATTTTCTAATTGTGAAAAATTGGCCGACAATCTAGTGAAAGCAGGCCGTTCATCGGGGGATGCCTTATGGCGTCTTCCTATGGGTGATGCCTATGATAAATTATTGGATTCCCATATTGCCGATATGAAAAATGTTGGGCCCCGCTATGGTGGTTCCATTACAGCGGCCCAGTTCTTGAAACGCTTTATTGATAAAGATGTCCGTTGGGCTCATCTTGATATTGCGGGTATGGTCTGGGCTGATAAAGCGGATACTTTCTGGGATAAAGGCGCAACCGGATATGGTGTTCGCCTTTTAAATCAGTTGGTTTCCGATAATTTTGAAAAATAG
- a CDS encoding DNA polymerase III subunit chi, producing MVTRIDFYHLLSTTIDDVLPRIAEKALTADKNLLIVVKDDQQAKALDRHLWCYTPESFLPHGCVGAGDEEAQPILISSLPDALNHAPYIALADGLWRQESLNFERVFYFFDESSIQIARKAWRFLADTEGERHYWKQDSRGKWQKFA from the coding sequence TTGGTAACACGCATTGATTTTTATCATTTATTATCAACAACAATAGATGATGTGTTACCGCGTATCGCAGAAAAAGCCCTGACGGCTGATAAAAACCTGTTGATCGTTGTAAAAGACGATCAACAGGCTAAGGCGCTCGACCGACATTTGTGGTGCTATACGCCTGAAAGTTTTTTGCCCCATGGATGCGTGGGGGCAGGGGATGAAGAGGCACAGCCCATTTTAATCTCGTCTCTTCCTGATGCCTTGAACCATGCCCCTTATATTGCCTTGGCAGATGGGCTTTGGCGCCAAGAATCTTTGAATTTTGAGCGGGTTTTCTATTTTTTTGACGAATCCTCTATCCAGATAGCACGAAAGGCTTGGCGTTTTCTGGCCGATACAGAAGGGGAGCGGCATTATTGGAAACAGGATAGCCGTGGAAAATGGCAGAAATTCGCGTGA
- a CDS encoding fumarate hydratase: MTVIHQNDLIDSITDALQFIACYHPKDFIDSLYQAYQKEENPVARDALAQILINSRLAAIGKRPMCQDTGMVTVFVEIGMGVHFDSQMTLDEMINEGVRRAYTSSADILRKSVVSDPDGARKNTGDNTPAVIHHHMVSGDKLRIRIAAKGGGSEAKARLAMLNPSDNIVDWVLEQLPKMGAGWCPPGIIGIGIGGNPEKAMEMAKSLAMESIDIHSLKARGAKNRDEELRLELYEKINQLGIGAQGLGGLSTVLDVKVGSYPTHAANKPVGLVPNCAATRHIEFTLEGNGPADMPEINLSDWPEITRLSDDKAKRVNLDTVTESEIAEWQPGDTLLLSGKLLTGRDAAHKRLIDLLDQGKPLPVDFKDRFIYYVGPVDPMAGEVMGPAGPTTATRMDKFTPRLLTETGLRGMIGKAERGAETIKAIRDNKAIYLIAVGGAAYLISKAIKVAKILAFEDLGMEAIYEFEVKDMPVTVAVDTKGNNIHKTGPETWHKHILEAHCASCHG, encoded by the coding sequence ATGACTGTCATTCATCAAAACGACCTGATCGACAGCATCACTGATGCGTTGCAATTTATCGCTTGTTATCACCCAAAAGATTTTATTGATAGTTTGTATCAAGCCTATCAAAAGGAAGAAAACCCCGTCGCACGGGATGCTTTGGCACAAATTTTGATTAATTCCCGCCTGGCAGCCATTGGGAAACGTCCCATGTGCCAAGATACCGGAATGGTTACCGTTTTTGTCGAAATCGGCATGGGCGTGCATTTTGATAGTCAAATGACTCTTGATGAAATGATCAACGAAGGTGTTAGGCGGGCTTATACTAGTTCGGCTGATATTTTGCGTAAATCCGTCGTTTCAGATCCCGATGGGGCCCGTAAAAATACCGGCGATAATACACCGGCGGTTATTCATCATCATATGGTTTCAGGGGATAAACTTCGGATACGGATTGCGGCAAAAGGGGGCGGAAGCGAGGCCAAAGCCCGTCTGGCGATGCTTAATCCCTCAGATAATATTGTGGATTGGGTGCTGGAACAATTACCAAAAATGGGGGCTGGCTGGTGTCCCCCCGGTATTATCGGTATTGGCATTGGGGGTAATCCTGAAAAAGCAATGGAAATGGCCAAGTCTTTGGCGATGGAATCCATTGATATTCATAGTTTAAAAGCACGGGGTGCCAAAAATCGCGATGAAGAATTGCGACTGGAATTATATGAGAAGATTAATCAATTAGGTATCGGTGCCCAAGGTTTGGGCGGCCTTAGTACCGTACTAGATGTAAAGGTGGGCTCTTATCCTACCCATGCGGCCAATAAACCGGTTGGTTTAGTGCCTAATTGTGCAGCTACACGCCATATTGAATTTACATTAGAGGGTAATGGCCCTGCTGATATGCCCGAAATTAATCTGAGTGATTGGCCGGAAATTACCCGTCTGAGTGATGACAAAGCAAAGAGAGTCAATCTTGATACAGTGACCGAAAGCGAGATCGCAGAATGGCAGCCGGGGGATACCCTGTTGCTTTCGGGTAAATTGTTAACAGGGCGCGATGCAGCCCATAAGCGATTGATAGATTTATTAGACCAAGGAAAACCGTTACCCGTCGATTTTAAAGACCGATTTATTTATTATGTGGGACCTGTTGATCCTATGGCCGGCGAAGTCATGGGGCCAGCGGGACCGACAACAGCCACAAGAATGGATAAATTCACACCCCGTTTGCTGACCGAGACAGGTTTGCGGGGCATGATCGGGAAAGCTGAAAGAGGCGCGGAAACTATTAAAGCTATCCGAGATAATAAAGCGATCTATCTGATCGCGGTAGGTGGTGCCGCTTATTTGATTTCGAAAGCGATTAAAGTCGCAAAAATACTGGCTTTTGAAGATTTGGGGATGGAAGCCATTTACGAATTTGAAGTCAAAGATATGCCGGTCACCGTAGCGGTCGATACAAAGGGCAATAATATTCATAAAACAGGGCCAGAGACGTGGCATAAACATATTTTAGAAGCACATTGTGCCTCTTGTCATGGTTAA
- a CDS encoding TlyA family RNA methyltransferase: MANKTKKKRVDQLLVERGLVENTILAQALLMAGHVWSEDRRIEKAGQILSVEAPLRLKGKEHPWVSRGGVKLAHGLKYFGWKVEDYAALDVGSSTGGFTDVLLQSGARRVYAVDSGTNQLAWKLRQDPRVVVYEQLSARLLTAEHIPEAIDLVVCDVSFISLTKILEKALSFAKIGGKLLALIKPQFEAGRDEVAKGGIVRDPDVHKRVCLEVTAWLEGLGWHSLGIERSPITGHDGNIEFLIAAEKQI; this comes from the coding sequence ATGGCAAACAAGACGAAAAAAAAACGGGTCGATCAACTGCTGGTAGAACGCGGTCTTGTGGAAAATACAATCCTTGCACAAGCCCTACTTATGGCGGGTCATGTTTGGTCAGAAGATCGTCGGATTGAAAAAGCCGGACAAATTCTATCGGTAGAGGCACCGCTTCGCTTAAAGGGAAAGGAACATCCATGGGTATCTAGAGGCGGTGTAAAATTAGCCCATGGCTTGAAATATTTTGGCTGGAAAGTAGAGGACTATGCCGCTTTGGATGTCGGCTCCTCAACTGGAGGCTTTACCGATGTGCTGTTACAATCCGGTGCCCGTCGGGTGTATGCGGTGGATTCAGGCACCAATCAACTGGCATGGAAATTAAGACAAGATCCCCGTGTTGTGGTCTATGAACAATTAAGCGCCCGTTTATTAACCGCCGAGCATATTCCCGAGGCCATAGATTTGGTCGTCTGTGACGTCAGTTTTATTTCTCTGACTAAAATATTGGAAAAGGCGCTTTCTTTTGCAAAAATCGGCGGAAAGCTGCTTGCTCTGATTAAACCTCAATTTGAAGCCGGACGTGACGAAGTCGCAAAAGGCGGCATTGTCCGCGATCCCGATGTGCATAAACGGGTTTGTTTAGAAGTGACGGCTTGGCTTGAAGGATTAGGCTGGCACAGCCTTGGCATAGAAAGAAGCCCTATTACGGGTCATGATGGCAATATTGAATTTTTAATCGCCGCCGAAAAACAAATATAA
- a CDS encoding accessory factor UbiK family protein, which produces MQTENHLIDDLVKVINGAVGTFAGLGREAEATLKEHLREWIGGLDFVSRDEFETLKMRVEALEASAKKDIK; this is translated from the coding sequence ATGCAGACAGAAAATCATTTAATTGATGATCTCGTCAAAGTGATCAATGGGGCGGTCGGCACTTTTGCCGGTTTGGGCCGTGAAGCAGAAGCGACCTTAAAAGAACATCTGCGTGAATGGATCGGCGGCCTTGATTTTGTAAGTCGGGATGAATTCGAAACCTTGAAAATGCGTGTTGAGGCATTGGAAGCCTCTGCAAAAAAAGATATAAAGTAA
- a CDS encoding YbjN domain-containing protein yields the protein MITDDYELANDDLGPIDMLEHYFSAHGWTHERQSDDEIIANFQGSWAQYELRAIWREEDSVLQFLALPDIRVAPDRHRVIYETLGLINEQLWIGHFEMWSTSGIVLFRHAVLLDDDSNANLSVIQAETLVEAALDECERFYPVFQFVLWADKSPSEAIAAALIETIGEA from the coding sequence GTGATCACTGATGATTATGAGTTAGCCAATGATGACCTTGGACCAATTGATATGCTGGAACATTATTTTTCAGCACATGGCTGGACTCATGAACGTCAGAGCGATGATGAAATTATAGCTAACTTTCAAGGCAGCTGGGCGCAGTATGAATTACGGGCGATCTGGCGCGAAGAAGATAGTGTCCTGCAATTCTTGGCGCTACCTGATATTCGCGTTGCTCCCGATCGTCATCGCGTTATTTATGAAACCTTAGGGTTAATTAATGAGCAGCTGTGGATCGGTCATTTTGAAATGTGGTCCACTTCCGGCATTGTTCTCTTTCGTCATGCGGTTTTATTGGATGATGACAGCAACGCTAATCTTTCTGTGATACAGGCCGAAACTTTGGTCGAGGCCGCCCTTGATGAATGTGAGCGTTTTTATCCGGTATTTCAATTTGTGTTATGGGCCGATAAAAGCCCTTCAGAGGCTATCGCGGCCGCTCTGATCGAAACGATTGGCGAAGCCTGA
- the proC gene encoding pyrroline-5-carboxylate reductase gives MTDLAMPSEFKDLLDDSHAPFWIVGAGNMAGSMIQCWLKKGIKPQDLLVIRPSGKPISEGVSVVTHIEADQAAPATLLLGVKPQMLATVAPNIASHVDSNTILISVLAGVELATLREYFPKAGKIVRAMPNLPVSLGKGVTALCAESLDQAQRQFIDQLMGALGVVEWVREDQFDTATAVAGCGPAFVYRFIDALAKAGEKLGLTADQALPMALATVEGAAAMAKQSDISPHALAEKVASPGGSTRKGMDVLDQDNALFTLIERTLEASFKQNRYMAEMARKNKP, from the coding sequence ATGACTGATCTTGCGATGCCTTCCGAGTTTAAAGATTTATTAGACGATTCTCATGCTCCTTTTTGGATCGTCGGAGCGGGTAACATGGCCGGCAGTATGATTCAATGCTGGCTGAAAAAGGGTATAAAACCCCAAGATTTATTAGTCATCCGGCCTTCTGGTAAACCTATTTCCGAAGGCGTAAGCGTCGTTACGCATATAGAAGCAGATCAGGCAGCGCCTGCGACGCTTTTATTGGGTGTAAAACCTCAAATGCTGGCTACGGTAGCGCCTAATATCGCTTCCCACGTCGATTCAAACACTATTCTTATTTCGGTTTTGGCGGGCGTTGAACTGGCCACTTTGCGGGAATATTTTCCAAAGGCTGGAAAAATTGTTCGCGCGATGCCTAATTTACCTGTTTCCTTAGGGAAGGGGGTAACGGCCCTTTGCGCGGAATCACTCGACCAAGCGCAACGACAGTTTATAGATCAATTAATGGGTGCCTTGGGCGTTGTTGAATGGGTCAGAGAAGACCAGTTCGACACTGCAACCGCAGTGGCTGGATGTGGCCCTGCTTTTGTCTATCGGTTTATTGATGCGCTCGCGAAAGCGGGCGAAAAATTAGGGCTGACAGCCGATCAGGCGTTACCAATGGCTTTGGCAACAGTGGAAGGCGCCGCCGCTATGGCTAAACAGTCTGATATATCGCCTCATGCTTTGGCCGAAAAGGTAGCAAGCCCCGGTGGCAGTACACGAAAAGGTATGGATGTTTTAGATCAAGATAACGCGTTGTTTACGCTGATTGAACGGACTTTAGAGGCTTCTTTTAAGCAAAATCGTTATATGGCCGAAATGGCACGGAAGAATAAGCCTTAA
- the lipB gene encoding lipoyl(octanoyl) transferase LipB: MALDSLIEWQISPRLTEYEFAHQQMTARVEAILQGEAQELIWLLEHPPLYTAGRSADPKELLTPQRFPVYPIERGGRYTYHGPGQRIGYIMIDIKKHGQDVRRFVHGLEFWIITSLSLLGVTAYSVPERVGIWVNTEEGEAKIGAIGIRIKRGISFHGFSLNVAPDLEHFSGIVPCGLQDFGVTSLEHLHKNIEMTAVDEALKACFPHFLAFLEATSTP, translated from the coding sequence ATGGCTTTAGATTCATTGATAGAATGGCAGATTAGCCCTAGGCTGACTGAATATGAATTTGCCCATCAGCAAATGACCGCCCGTGTTGAAGCTATTTTACAGGGCGAAGCCCAAGAGTTGATCTGGTTATTAGAACATCCGCCCCTTTATACCGCAGGCCGCAGCGCTGATCCTAAAGAATTACTGACCCCGCAACGTTTTCCTGTCTATCCTATCGAAAGAGGCGGACGCTATACCTATCATGGACCCGGGCAGCGTATCGGCTATATCATGATAGACATTAAAAAGCATGGGCAAGATGTCAGGCGCTTTGTGCATGGCCTTGAATTTTGGATAATTACGAGTTTATCGCTATTGGGTGTAACCGCTTATAGCGTCCCGGAAAGAGTGGGCATCTGGGTGAATACAGAAGAAGGGGAAGCTAAAATAGGCGCTATTGGCATCCGAATAAAACGGGGAATCAGCTTTCATGGGTTTTCTTTAAATGTTGCCCCTGATCTTGAACATTTTTCGGGTATTGTCCCTTGTGGTCTTCAAGATTTCGGCGTTACCAGCCTCGAGCATCTTCACAAAAACATAGAAATGACAGCTGTTGATGAAGCTTTAAAAGCTTGCTTTCCCCATTTTTTAGCCTTTTTAGAGGCGACATCCACGCCATAA